In Candidatus Dadabacteria bacterium, the DNA window GCATGACGGAGATTTGTCCGGTGGACGGGAAGAGCGAGTAGAGTGGCAAACAGCACACTTCAGGGGTTGAGAAACTGGAAGGCGGAGAATGCCGGTAAATACGGCATTGTTGAGATGGGCGTGTTCGGTTCGGTTGCAAGGGGAGAGGAAACAGCGGAAAGCGATGTTGATGTTGTTGTTACTATGGAGAAGCCAAATTTGCTGGTAATGGTTGGGATTAAGCATGATCTTGAGGGTTACTTGAAAAAGTCGGTGGATATCATACACAGCGGGACCAGAAACCGCTATCTGGCAAAGCGTATAGAGAGGGAAATGGTAGTTGTCTGATAAAGAATTGGTAAAGGAAGTATTGATACAGACTGTAGAAGCAGTAGATGAAATTGCTGAACGGTTTGAAAAAATAAAGACTCCCGAAGATTTTGTCACTACTCAGGAAGGGCGGATAATCCTTGACTCAATATGTATGAAGCTACTCATTATTGGGGAAGCGGTTAAAAAAGTTGATAAGAGAACAAAAGGTGAATTGCTTCCCCGCTATCCTCAAATTCCATGGACAAGAGTAATGGGAATGAGAGACATTATAGCCCATCACTATTTTGACCTGGAAGAACGGATTGTATTTGGGGTTTGCCAGGATGATCTAACGGAATTGAGGAAGACTCTGGCAAAGATGCTGGAGGAGATTTGAGGAAATGTTTTGAATTGGAGAGGGGAAGTAGAGTAATCAATGATTGCCCTACATTTGTGAATTATGATTACAGAACAAGAAATTGAGAATATACGGCAAAACTACATTAAAATACTCAAACCTCTATTTATTCCAGATGACCCGATAAGCAATGATATTGTCCGATATTTTGCGTCTTTACTACGTATTTGCGGAATGGAGGATAGAGGCTGGGATCCCTACATTGAATCTAGGTCAACCCTAGATGATTTCAATTCAATACTCCAATTTCATTTTCCAGAGAAAATATTCTCGGACGAGAACCTTGCTAAGTGGAGAATTAACCTGTTTATTTACAGCCATATAGTTGAAATGGATGCCCCATACGAAGTAATAACAAACTTATTAAGATTTCAAAACGGGAAAGGATATAGTTCTAATCCTCATTATATATTTCTAAATTCCAATGAAAAAAAAGAAAATTCACCACTCACCACTATCCCCACTAAAAAAGATAGAAATCATTAAGTCATTGGAACAAAATGTCAATATATACACAACAAGAATCTTTGATGATTTCTACAATAACAAACTGAGAAACGCAATCAGCCACTCTGACTATATACTTACCGACAAAGAATTTAGATGTCGCGATGGATTTCGAATCTCACTTGAGACCTTGCACGACATGATTACTAAATCAAAAATTTTTATTTCATCATTTTTCGCATTAGATAAACATGTGCGAAAAATGTGGGGGAAGAAGAAAAATCAAGCAATGCCGTATGACCCTCAATACAAGGGGCTTTTAGAAATAATCGTAGATAACAATGACTTGATGTGTGGATTCAAAATTCACTGGCCTAACAATTCCGAATCCATTTACAAGAGAACTCAAGAAGGTGTTGAAATGGTTAATTGCATGGAAGATCATACAAAATCCACTATAGATTTTATGGTTGGAATGTACGCTCAAAACCCAGGAGCATTCAGTCCCCTAGTAGAGAAAGGTCAAAAACCAATCTACACTAAACTTGAAGATAGTGAAAAATCACCTGAATGGAGCCAAAAAGCATAGAGGCCAAGAATTTTTATCTAACCTGCTACACTCCACTTCACCTTGTTTAAACTTGTCTCAGGCAACTCATCTCTACTGAAGACAATCCTCAGATTTAGCGTTTTTTAAACAGACAAAATAATAACAGATTTAAAACTCATAGAGTTGATCAATTAAGTATTGTGTCTTCGGAATTCCCATATTAGTTATCTAACGCTCTCTTCGTTCGTATCTTTTGCGAACATACTTGTTGATGAATGTGTTCAACCCTTCGCCATATTCTGCTAACCCTTTCATACGCTCAATATTGTAAACCCCGGCACTCCGATATGTGTAAAGATAGATTGACCCGTCATGGAATTGGACTCTTATAAAATCTGAACCCGTCTCATAAGCAACAACCCCAGAGTCTCCTCCCAGATTTCTATATGTCTCCATCCCACTACCAAATAGAGAGAAAAAGAAAACGAACAACAGAACGGGAATAGCCCACTTGTTCCGAGTAATCATCGCAAAACTAGAAAACATCTATGTGCTCACCTCTCCTTTGACAACTGAAAAGCACACAGACAGACGGGCAGCAAAGCCGTTTCATTCAAACGATTGGTTTGTGTTGTGTTTACTCTGTGAGTAAAAATTACTCCGTGAGTAAGGAGGTGATCCAGCCGCAGGTTCCCCTACGGCTACCTTGTTACGACTTCACCCCAATTACCGGCCCTACCTTAGGAGCCTGCCTCCCGAAGGTTAAGCGCAGCTACTTCGGGTAGAACCGACTTTCGTGGTGTGACGGGCGGTGTGTGCAAGGTCCGG includes these proteins:
- a CDS encoding nucleotidyltransferase domain-containing protein, with the translated sequence MANSTLQGLRNWKAENAGKYGIVEMGVFGSVARGEETAESDVDVVVTMEKPNLLVMVGIKHDLEGYLKKSVDIIHSGTRNRYLAKRIEREMVVV
- a CDS encoding DUF86 domain-containing protein, producing the protein MSDKELVKEVLIQTVEAVDEIAERFEKIKTPEDFVTTQEGRIILDSICMKLLIIGEAVKKVDKRTKGELLPRYPQIPWTRVMGMRDIIAHHYFDLEERIVFGVCQDDLTELRKTLAKMLEEI